The nucleotide window TGACAATCATTGTTGGGGAGTTGGTCATGTAGGAGGCCCatgctgcaaaaagaaaaaaaaaaaatacaaccccAGGAGCATCaaagagcagctgggagaaaaGAATGAGCCCCCAGGTCAAAGCCATGCTCCATGCCTCAGTTCCTGAATGGACAGATGGATACCACGCATCCCATAAAGAGGTCTCCAGGCAGAGCTTACTTTCAGGACTTGAAGGGGGTctctaagaaagatggggacagactttatAGCAGGGCCTGGTGTGACaagacaaagggtgatggttttaagctaaaagagagagattcagactaaATGGAATTGGTTAGCCTGGAAGAAAGGAGGCTAAAGGGAGACCTTCCGGCTCCCTACAACTACAAGCAGCCCTacaaaaggaggttggaatgaggtgggtgttggcctcttctttctagtatcaagtgatagaaggagagcaaatggcctTAATTTGCAACAGGGGAAGTTTGGATTGGCTATTAAGaacaatttattttctgcaagagtggtcaggcactgcaacaggctgcccaggaaggtggcaggGTCACTGTCCATggagtgttcaagaaacttgtggccgTGGCACCAGGGGACAAGGTTTAAGGgtgttgggttgttggttgggcTTCCTGAACttaaggatcttttccaaccaaaatgtttctatgattatAGATAGAAGGTCAGGTTGCttggtgctctgagcaacctgctctgggtacAACGTCCCtgctggttggagtggatgagtttaaaggtcccttcccgcCCAAGCCGGTCtgtgatcatggaatcatagaatcaaccaggttggagacctccaagatcatccagtccaaccgatcacccagccctaagcaatcaaccagaccatggcattaagtgcctcatccagtcttgaaCGTGATTCCAGGCTAGCTGGCTCTCTCCCGTGTCCTCGCAACGATCAGCCGGTGGCCGTGTGCTCCTGCGGTCTCCCGGGCGCTGGTCAACAGTGCGGATCAGTCCCGCTGTGCCTAATGGGGCTGGCACTCAGCTTTTACCCTGGGCAGCATTTACCGCCCGGGCCGGAGCTGCCAAGGGCACCGGAAAGATGCTTTTAACAAAACGGTCACGTTCTGTCCGCCAGCTGCCAAAGCAACCCGGGGACCAGGCGGGAAGAGACGGGTTTGGGGGGCGAAAAACCTCCGTTTGGGGCTAACCACAGCACCCAGAAGTTAGAAACATGAGACGGGTGAGGGATGCGCGGCGCCGGGCAGCCGGGGAAAGAGGCGGGAAGGGCTCACCGCGGCCGGTCCCGGTCATCAAGGGCATAGACGCGGAGAAGGGAGAACGCCAGGAGAGCGGCCCCGCGCAGGATGGAAACGCGTTTAACGGAAGAACCGTGCTTTTTTAAGCGGCACAAGCAGCATCCCCCCCGTAAACCGCTATTTCGGTTTTTCTCTTAAATACAGCAAACACCCATTTTCCTCCGCTCCCCGGTCCCTCCTCCCAGGCCGAGGTTACTCACAGCACTGCTTCTCGCCGCCGCGCAGGGCCCCGGCCCTACCCCGCAGGGGGCCGCCGTGCCGGGGCTCCGCCGACATGGCTCCGGGCCGCCGCGCCACATGCAAATCATATGCAAATCACACCGGAGCCGCATGCAAATGAACGCCGAGCGTCATGACGTCAGCCTCGCCCCTCCACCTCCCCGCCGCTGCCGACGCGCTGATTGGCTGCAATCTAGCCAATGGTGGAGCGCAGCGGGCATCTCGCGAGAGTGGGCGGGAGCGGAAGCGGCTCCGGGTCCGTGGCGGTAGAGGCGGCGGCGCGGGGCGGCCCCGCCGAGGATGCTGCGGCTGCGCTGCAAGGCCCGCAGCGGCACCCACCCGCTGCCCGGCCTCACGGCCCACTCCCGCCTTCGCGACAtgcaggcagccctggctgccctcACTGGCGTCCCCGCCACGGCCCAGCGCCTCCTGCTGGGTTTCCCGCCGCGGAGCCTGGACCTTAGCGACGGCGAGAGGAGGCTCGGTGACCTCGGGATCCACTCGGGTGAGGGCCAGGCGGGAGTGACGGGCCTGCGCCGTTGGGGGTGGGTACTGGCGCCGGCGCTTTGTGGCCTCTGCTGCTCCGCCGGCGGCAATTAGCTTAATTAAAAGAGGCTGCGGCCCAGCACGCCCCTCATCAGGCAGCTGTCGGGCCGGTTCTTCCTCCTGGGGGTAGCTGTCAACACCCGGCTCGGGAGCACTTCCTGCTCGCCAGTAGCGCCGGTGGTGATTTTGCTGCGTCCCGGGGGGTCCGGAGCCTGAAGGACGGGGCTagcaggagacagggactggGGACACTCCAGGTGAGTACACCGGAGCCCAACGCTTGGCTAGCGAGGTGCTACCGGCTGTTGTGGGCGAGGCTGTTTTCCGTCAGGATattgtgctgctgggggctggactagatgacctttaaagatcccttccaacctagtgCATTCTGCGATTCTGGGAACAcaggcaccacatccctgtGGTTCTGTTCTAGGGGCGACAGCATCTTAAACCCTCACCTGCACATTCCTCtcaattcttcctcctgctgtgtttGACAGGCGACACGCTCATAGTTGAAGAGGACACTTCCAAACCCAAGCCTGACTCGCCTGTAGTTGCCAAGAGAACGATGTCTCACTCTCTGAGGGAAGCTGTGCCCGTGCTGGCCAGGAGGGTTGTTCCAGCAGATAACTCCTGCCTCTTCACCAGTGTGTACTACGTGGTGGAGGGAGGTGTGTACGACCCGGGCTGCGCCCCGGAGATGCGCAGCCTCATAGCCCAGATCGTGGCGAGCGATCCCGAGTCTTACTGCGAGGCAGTCCTAGGGAAAACCAACAGGGAATATTGTGACTGGATCCGAAAAGAGGAGACTTGGGGAGGAGCCATCGAGGTGTCCATTTTATCCAAGTTTTACCAGTGTGAAATCTGTGTGGTGGACACCCAGACGGTCCGAATCGACCGCTTCGGGGAGGATGCCGGCTACACGAAGAGAGTCC belongs to Indicator indicator isolate 239-I01 chromosome 35, UM_Iind_1.1, whole genome shotgun sequence and includes:
- the YOD1 gene encoding ubiquitin thioesterase OTU1, which translates into the protein MLRLRCKARSGTHPLPGLTAHSRLRDMQAALAALTGVPATAQRLLLGFPPRSLDLSDGERRLGDLGIHSGDTLIVEEDTSKPKPDSPVVAKRTMSHSLREAVPVLARRVVPADNSCLFTSVYYVVEGGVYDPGCAPEMRSLIAQIVASDPESYCEAVLGKTNREYCDWIRKEETWGGAIEVSILSKFYQCEICVVDTQTVRIDRFGEDAGYTKRVLLIYDGIHYDPLERKIPDTDIPPQTIFSTTDDVVLAQALELADEARRKRQFTDVNRFTLRCMVCQKGLTGQVEAREHAKETGHTNFGEV